The nucleotide window TCAcatgtaatgtaatataatgtAATATTAAGAGGAATTTCCAACATCTCCAGTTACTCTGGGCTTGGGATATAACTttacacacaaaaatatttcCGTGTAATTATGTCTGTTAGAGATGATGATCTGGGGTTCAGTTTATGTGAATTAGTATGTTTGCATGCTGGCTATCACacttattattgtttatatttgAGGCTGTTGAACgctttattttgattggttgagaaatgttccacaggtgtgcattatgttttaataattcaacggcccttCATACATTATTACTTACATAATGCACTTCTTATAGTTGCTTGAGTCGGAGTAAACTCTTCAGATAACTCCAAATAGAGTTTTGATGTAAAATAAAGCAGTGCAGCAAACACCATAGCTACTAATTATGCAACTGTACCACAATTGAAAAGTGTGTCAGGGagtttggttttattttgtccAGTGTAAATGTATATTTCAGTTCCATGTGATGTTTCCAAGGTTGTTGGGTAAAATATTTGCACTATGTTGCTGCTGCATAGAGAGGAGGAACAAGACGCTGCATCCTCCTGAAACTTCATCtgcttttttgtttacattgcaaaaaatgccTAACATGCCTGACACACATGTACTTTTCTTCACTGTAAAGGAGATAAACGACAGTGGTAATCTTTCCTGTGTGTACTGGAACATCAGTGAGTGGATTGTAGATGGTTGTTCTGTTGTAAAGACCAACAGGAGTTTCACTGTGTGTTCATGTATTCATCTGTCAACATTCGCTCTCATCATGCAAACCAGCAGCAGATCATCAGAGGTAAGACAACCTGACACAGATGTGACTTAAATAAGTAAGAAAACCTTTAAGGTAGACTACAACCTTATCAAGAATTACAAGCACTCTATACACTGCTAACTCAAATGCAGATGTGACGGCAGTAGATTTAACACATTGTATCTTGACATGTTTTCTTAGGATAATAGTCAGCCGATGGAGTCGATGAATTTGGTGTTTGTGATCGTGGGTCTGGTGTTTACTAGTTTGGCTTTGTTGACTTTTGCTTTCTGTCGATGGAAACCTGGAGTGAACAATGTAGCTCGAATCAACCTCTGCATCAGTCTGCTGTCTGCTCATCTTCTGTTCTTACTCACACAACGCTTCCTGACTCTCATAAAACCTCACAAGGTGAAAACTTTTGATTACAGAATACCAATATCTTTAGTTTGACTAGTTAGTGAGAAATTAGTGTAAAACAGAAATGTATTGTTTAAACTCTGTCTTCAGGAGTTGTGTGCTGTGATATCAGGAGCTCTTCACTTCTTCTTTCTCTCCTGCTTTGTGTGGATGTTCATTGAAGCTGTGCTGCTCTTCATCAATGTGAAAAATCTATCACAGATCAGCTCCAGACAGAGGGTGATGCTTAACAAGGGATTCTTGATTGTGATTGGTTATGCGATTGATTTTGTTATAGTGGGCGTGTCTGCTGGACTGGTTCCTGAAGGCTACGGCAGTGAAAAGTATGTATAAAGAGGTTTGGTCAGTTGATTGGATTCAAGAAGTTAAATCTCAAAGGGGTCATAACCTGCACCTTATTTTATGTTCCAAGAGGTTTTCCACACACCATACATTATTTTTGACTGTAGAAATGACAAACAACAAGTGCTACTCTGCAACAAAAATTGCAATTAAATTATAGTTTAGTCAGTAGTTAATTCTTTAAATACGAAAGCAGGGGGCTGGACAGTGGGACAGTAGCCGTGTTTGCACTATCGGGCTTCAAGCGGGCGTGCCAGTGCCTGCCGAGGCCTGTGGCGTTTGTCACTTCCGGGGCATGacgtgcttcactggtgcttcgtCGGGGCTTAAGGCCCGGCTTTTCTGGCCCGCCGAATTCTTGGGCCAGAGCGGGCTTATCGGGGCTAGGGGAGTGGTAAAGGTCAAAGGCGGAGTTTATCTGAGTCTCTGGCAAGATGCGCATCCATCTGTCTGcagatttaaaactttaaaaataatcgGGAtcaccagtaatttactgtttaaCGGAAGATGCCTGCTATGTTTGTACTTCGGACTGAAGAAAATGATCTGCATATGTAAAAAACAAAGACGCGTTACGACGCCGAACTCGCCATGCTAAGGATCCGGCACACACCGCTACCGGTTCGGGAGAAGTTTATAAAGTTTCGGGCACAGAACAAAGTGTTTAAAGTGAACAGTGCTGAGAAATTAAGGATGTGTGTTGGATCATCATTTCATCGTCCATGTATTAAAGAAGCGATCACTCGAGTCACGATGGTATCTACAGTCGGTGAGTTAACATGCTACACAACGTTTGCatacaaaacacttaaaatggGAATACAAATAACGATTGCATAAGTGTCTTACATGggtgtttattgtgttttttgtgttataTTGTCATCTCTGTTGAATTTTTTTGTCAGCCCTTAGTaaaagtaaccatggttttattatattaGTCATAGACATGCTTTCTGGCATTTTGGAGATTAATTTGACTCTTATATGAATGTAGCAAACTTTATATGTgggtatactgtatgtgtatttacaaaccCTTTGTACAAAACGTCACATGTGCTGCTTTCTTTTGTGtccgttttacagaaaaatgccAACGTAAAGCTTTCAGTTTGTCATCCaggagtttttatttagtatatGAGAGATGACACAGCAACAAATGCAAGAGCAGGAGATGAaacgaagatgatgatgatgagacgACAGAAGCCATGGATCTTAAAATCCGTCCGGAGGAGATGTCTTTAAATACACCTGTTTGTGCACTGATATTAACTTCATATGTAAATAAAGTACCGCGCTATTATTACTATGGCTGCTTGTCagtttattgaaaatgattGCTTAATAAGGATCACATctgaaacacagaaatggtAAGATGCAACAAAATGGTAAATATAACCATCATTATCTTAACCActgtaaaaaagctttttaaataCTTGTGTATATTCAGAGTTGATTCTTAACGAGTACATTTTATAATGATTTCTCAAACGTTTTTATTTTTGAGATGCAAGTAAAGTGATTTTCAGTCCTATTCAGCTATTCGAGGCAGTTTTTATAGacaaaagtatttatttattgacaCATTATTGAAATAGCTATTAGACAGTTACCTTGCGTTTCATGTGATGCTCAACTATTAACGTTTTCATGATTAAAGATATCACACCTCTTATAATGTGTAAGTATGTTTACATCGCCATAGAACTATAATTACAAACTTAACGTTACAAATTTAGACACATGTGCATacctgtattttaaaataaaattattttacataaatgtaaaactaGGACTCGttatattctttaaaatattgtgtatatagtatAATGGCACATTAGGTAGATGAACGCTTTATTTGTAATTATCCTACTTCATAAAGTTTACTATTGCTTATTGATCTGAAATTGTCTCGTCGTGAGATCGCTCGTGTGAAGCCAACATAAACTTCAAGAGTAACACCGCGGATGGAGCAAACATCTCTATCTTCTCATCTAGGCTTTCACCGTGCAAACAGCCCCCTCAGTTATGTTCATTTGTATGATGATGCGATCTCACTCCCGTCTCCTGTCAGATTGAAGTGACTTCCTCACGATAAAACAGGCAGAGTTGTGTGACGTTACATCCAGGTAGGCGTATTAAGGGCGGGGTTTTCTGAAGCGCTGCGGCGCTAATGGTTTGACAATGCAAACGCGTCGTGATTTTGGCTACACAGCTGGAGGTCTGAGGCTATTGGCTCCTTGAGGCCCGTTTGAAGCCCTGGCTCGCACAGGCCCGATAGTGCAAAAGCGGCTATTgtctcagtgggtagcactgttgcttcacagcaagaaggtccctggTTTGAGCCCCGGCTAGGACAGGTGGCCTTTATgtgtggagtttctgcatgttctccctgtgtcagggTGGGTTTACTCTGGTTGCCTCCCACAGgcaaaaaacatgcaagttaggtggATTGTTATgtcaaattgtccctcccccaacctgtgtatggatcaacttgtctgaataaaacttgtgtatGAGTTAACTGGTTtttgccatgaatatagccgtagatgctggaatggcgttaagaaataaaggaagaagtCTGAAGCAggtggaattatgataatgaccgtcatgtccacgtcaacaggctgagaaagtaaactgttggTTGCAATCCTTTTGTtcgttgtagtccaagaaaagagatttcagTTGGAGACTATAACTCGCATCATtatttactttgggatttgtagattttgcatatctttaacatttactaatacacacttacacaccaaaggaaacgTAAAATCGTGATTCGGataatatgtgctctttaatgtatttgctgaaaaacacaaaattttgtaatttaaaggggacatattatgaaaatctgactttttccatgtttaggtgctataattgtgtccccagtgcttctatcaacctagaaaatgttaaaaagatcaacccaataacttagttttagtaaaccattttctgcaagcatgtgaaaaaataggtcattgtaatttggcccttattgtgatgtcagaataaggtaataccgcccactttatctgcactatccaaccacagcacaaccatttagtatggagagaaagagagagataaaatatttcacagcacaattgagcttcaattgcaacaaaccaccatcattgtgatcagtggttgcacttcatccgctcatttgcattttaaatgacacacccaaaacggcacacttttgctcagacctattttagacttagtttacatctttaaaaaaaatctcataatatgtcccctttaagttatGACCTTTTCTACACACTTTTCACCCTCTGACTGAAACAgtctaagggcgcactcacatttgGCATGGTTATTTTGAACCATTCCCAGGCACGGTTGTCCCAACTCGCAAGGCAACGATACAATGATGTGTGCTGCATTCAGTACAAAATGTTGCACAACGTTTTTTAAACTATAACTATAActttgtgtgttatatttgttaTGGGAAAGAAGAGACCATGTTGCAATTCTGTTATGGTgatgtcatgactgctgggtgatcgatggctgtgttatctgtgtgtgtgtgttgtttacctgtggtgccggttcctcgtgtgttcactaactccgcccccttgtttcggtaattgttcaccggtggtgtctcgtttaccttttcctttatattgcacgtagtcctgtccttcgttgcgcgctcattgttttatcacagtcctgctgccctgccttgtcttgtcagtcgctctctgtctcttcctcttgttaccaaaggtttggttttcggcgttcggggactcgtcttcacccggaccgctcgcttgtggagtaCTGGAtttattgactttgtttgtctctcggtacagctggttcgccttgtttctaggcggtataccagctgtctctgtctctctccggtttgcatcatcacccgtgagtggagtacacctatttaccattgtggattacatttgactctaacgactgttgtttctcggaaccgctggttcgcttcgtttttaggcggtgaccagtggtttccgggtggcttttctacatcaggatttcacagtggattattgtgtagcgccgactcactctctcctactgtgggagtgcttcattcccacagtagCGTTTTCATCTAGAGTGAGTCAACGGGAGTGTGCcatgtgtggatctaccagtgactttgctctccagtTCTCTATCtccttttctaaataaatattgttaacttgcacttgactccgaagTTCATTTCCTGACAGGTGATACATCATGTCAAACATCTAGAAAATTTTAGTGTTTGCTCAATcatcagaaaatgtttttctttcttaGTAATATTATACTACAGTATGAGATCTGGCACTCGCAAAGCAGTTTGTCATTCTCAagattttaaaggggccatggcatgaaatatgagttggtttcttcaaaaacacaaaatttttagcaaaaagctgagataattccattttttgtgaaagacttttgttagagatcagatttagattcagagcgatcctcaaaacatacacgtaaaattagggctgggtaCCGAACGTCGATACTATGAAAAACTTAGATACTTTGAGTATCgaaaaattatttatctttCGATGCCAAATTTTGATTCCAAAAGCGGCTGTGTCTGTGAGCCTGTACTTGCGTGTAAGGACCTAAAGCGCCAGCGATTGGCTGTCCACCACCACGTGACGGGGAGGATTTCTGAAAATACTACTCGCAGTCCACCTCGCAGTCACCCAACACAAGTGTAAGGATACAATATGAGAAGAAAGTCTTTGTGACAGTCTTACCAATAGAGTTAGCGCAAGCATGGCCGTGTTGTCTCCGTGAAAGGCACGTCAACCAAAACGGCGCTTCTACTAAAGTGACGAGGGGTTTCAATTTAAAGCACGCGCACAGCCCGTGTCTCTGCTTGATTTACTCGTGCCTGGTTCCGCATGACAAGGCTTTGCGCGCGCGTCTCCCACAACAGTCTTGACAAGGTGTTTAAACTTGACCCACGCACGCAGCTTGTGTCTCTCAATGCTTATGAAATACTCTCGCCTGTCTCTCCGCATCGCAAAGCCTTCATGCCCTCATCTCGCAAAATGGACGATGCGTTTAAACCTactttttacagtctatggtttaaacTTGACGCACACGCGCAGCCCGAAGCCTGGCTcgttatttaaaacaaactaaaattcCATTTAACTGGTTTGCTAATTTCACTTGAATGAAATGACATTGAACGCATTTCTACTCATTTTAAAAATcccaaatgtatttaatattttgataattatGAAGTTGAGTATtgttaacaaaaaacaaacatgcatacaAATCTTCCCAgtaaaagtaaatttaaattcacccatttaaatattttaactttttgtcAAAGTTGCAGCTATAAAGAACCCACAAATACTGTTAGTCCAAGCTAAATaccattttacatttcataaaataaagcagtttttattatattcttaatttctttatttttgtttccattgaaaaaaaaagtgtgtctgCTGGCGCACCCCTATCCAAAAAGCACAACCAGTTTTATTAATGTTACCCTGAGTGAGAAGTGTTACCagaatttgttttaattaaggtgaaaaataaaagttgtgtgTTTAATGTATTGTTGTTAATGTTTCAATGGATTTTAAAACATGATATCGAAAAAGTATTGTTAGGAACCGGCATCGAAACGGAGGTATCGAAATTAGCACCAGATcgaaagattttaaacaatacccagccctacgtAAAATGCTTCAGTGTTactgtttaacactctgtagtATGGGCCTATATAAACACTGAGCAGTGTTAATGTTGGTGTCTTAATAAGGGAACGTTTCAACCATTTTCCCAGCTAACAgagaaaagttctaagaacgttccttgAATGTTTCCAACGCtctcaaaaatgttttaaataaacaaaaaagtatCCTGTTTTTATGCTTTAAGAACGTTTCTTTGTtgtctgatttatttatttttgctttttatgtaaatgatagggaaacattgcattttattattttaaaactttcTAAAGTTTCTAAAGTTCATGTGGGCTAAGTCAGATGTGACTTAGGGACAATACTTCAAGCCCCTACAGCCTGTAAGTCGTCCATGTTTTCCATAATTAATGAAGTTACTGCTGAAAAACCATAAGAGTAGCGTTTGTTGTTTGTCCTTTCTacaatcacaaatgcagacattgTTTAGTATCCTTACCAATCTGTCACGGCCTACGCCGTGCTGGCAAAGTTGATCTGCCTTTTCTAGAACAGATTCAgctcgtattgataaggtataaagacgatattaactcctgtcagcattgcattatGAGCTAATGTTCAAAAAATGTTAAGgcgcgtcacatttctggctgaagTCAGAGGCATTAGAGACAATCACAACGTCTGGCCAATCAAAGGACACTGCGCTTTTCAGAATATGAGCTTTGTAACAAGCATTTTAAGAAGGCAGAGATTAatggagcaacaataatgtatggtatgtcgaaaataatgtgtttttaaaaccatgaaccaagcaaacacattgtattataccaaatacacaaaataacgttgttttagcAAATGTAATATCTGctgtttaagtgtttttttttctgtaaacagATGCTGGATTAAACAGGAGAAAGGCTTCATCTGGAGTTTTCTGGGACCTGTTTGCTTCATTCTTGCAGTAAGTTTTAGTTACAAACAAGTTGTAGTTTAAACCACTGGAAAAGAAAGTGATTGTTTctttactgtgtttttttttgcagataAACATGATTCTCTTCATCAGTATCTTCATCAGTGTGAAGTTAACTCTCAAAAACCTCAACCTTGACGTTTCACACATAAGACAAACCAAGTAACAAACACCCTGATTTTAAGTGGTCATGTCATTAGAAATCAGttgtttataattttttcaaAAGTGCTTGATTTACTTTCACATAGTGTGACTTTCAAAACTCAAAACATGCACCTCGACTTAATGATGTCTTTATAACATAGTGTTAAAAGTagttcttctctctctctctctctctctctctctctctctctctctctctctctctctctgcaggaTTACTATTTTTAAAATTCTGTCCCAGTTTGTGATTTTTGGTTGTCCCTGGATTCTGGGTTTCTTTATTCATTACAGTAAGATGTTTGAGTTTCTCTTTCTAATCCTGAACTCACAGCAAGGAACCTTCATCTTCCTCGTCTTCTGTGTCCTCAATAATGAGGTAAATTATCCCATACTCATTGTATGCATATCTATAACATGACTGTGAACAATTAAATCAATCTAACAAATCCTTTGTCAAGTTTTTTCCTGTAACGACTTCTCTCATCTCATCTCTTGTTCAGGTCAGACAACAGTATGTAAAGTGGATGAGAGCTGTCTTTCCCGGACTCGAACCAAATACCTTATAAGATGCCCCAcccaaaaaaaatattacagttAAATATAACTACATTTAACGTTTATGCATTCATAGTCTTATTTTCTGTAAATGTCATACTTTATACAATAATGCAAAAATACAGTCAATGTAAATACAATATTTACTCTTGTTTAGGGAACAACATTTAAAACTGCTAGTCTGCTTTTGCTGCAATATATATAcatggaaatgtaaaaaaaacaaaaataaatgagtATTTATACctgtatttctttatttatgtataattgtattttttcacactattatttatttatttattcatttatttatacatttatttatttttacttttatttttttcacatttatttatgtataaatgtatttatgtctacacgtatttatttatacatttatatatttctatatatatttatttccacatttatttatttatacatttatttaattcttCTTTTCTTCGTCTGTATGCTAATGAGGGGGGCTTGTTTTACCTCAGACTTAGCAATCGATCTCTGAGTGCCAGTGCTGAAGCTTTGAGGCCACAGTGACACCTGGTGGTGTGACAAAGCGAACGAAGTTGCACATGGAGTgaataggcttgtttgagatgcagcTTGCCTCGCCTGAAATATaggcgagagtagccggctgcaGTGAGGGGAGGAGTAAAAAAAGTGGAGGCAAGCCGGACGCTTCATGAATCTCGCAGTGTTGTTGACTGCAAACGTCAGCAATGGAAGAGATCGCGTTCGCGTATTTTATCGCGGATTAAATAGATGCAACTGAAAAACCAagaaatgcatttacattaagatGTTTATAAGGAGAATCAACAAAGCTGAACTGTTCATTATTGGAAAAGGCTTCTTAGTAAATGTTAGGATGTAATCTAAGTCTAGACGTAATACAAATTCGTTTctgtgtgaaatataaacagcacaCTGTACAAATAATACAACACCAATATACCGGTAAAAGTTTAAAggaatttattaataatataaatgtcataagtcaagaacaagttgaataaatataaaaactactgCAGGAAGTGGAGTTTTTAGAATTAAAAAGTCATTAGCTGACATTCCCGGGCAAATCAGCATTAAGCTATGTCGTCAGCAAGTCTTTTCCCATCGTGCTTTTCGTCAACGCAGTCGGTGGAGAGCAACTGCGCTCGGCTGTAGAATCCGACGAGCCCGCCTCTCCATCGCGAGAGTTATTTTGTACACGTCAGCGTGACATCAGAGCAAGTCGGACGTAAGTCGGACACTTTTCTAACCGGAATGCATCTTGCGCTGATCACCGGTGATCGATTCTGCGCAGAATTtgctcatctcaaacaagcctaatgACTTGGAGATGTGCAATATcccagtgtttcctctaggattttttccagctgtggcggcagggggcgcccatgatgattataaatgtacattattttttttaatgttgaaaataggctacagtaaactaacatgtattttttatcattttcatgctgtcattcacttttccttatatttatagcatattgcttttctatgtttgatctaaactgtagcctattttcttaaaaatacgtaagttttatagcttcata belongs to Paramisgurnus dabryanus chromosome 2, PD_genome_1.1, whole genome shotgun sequence and includes:
- the LOC135783777 gene encoding adhesion G protein-coupled receptor E3-like is translated as MCTPVPDSENKKYFCSHPCKNERFIVSSDRTSIGRFRLKDFGKGTFTVTITDLRETDTGNYRCGVDKVDEYEKVILRVSKGLNCMETSCIQILLDQIENITAINLTNVTMFMDKVFSNSEKINTSSVDPKKLASDVLKVSEKLVSMLVKPTNTYDNVSFTRAAVEAQVFVVGPQANLDKIPQLNTSYASIDIDLIGIARNKLNSGLAAVAFMSYNTMEDLLKPDFFNTSDNTVKTMMSTVISATLPKTTNTTLTKPVNFTLKHIREINDSGNLSCVYWNISEWIVDGCSVVKTNRSFTVCSCIHLSTFALIMQTSSRSSEDNSQPMESMNLVFVIVGLVFTSLALLTFAFCRWKPGVNNVARINLCISLLSAHLLFLLTQRFLTLIKPHKELCAVISGALHFFFLSCFVWMFIEAVLLFINVKNLSQISSRQRVMLNKGFLIVIGYAIDFVIVGVSAGLVPEGYGSEKCWIKQEKGFIWSFLGPVCFILAINMILFISIFISVKLTLKNLNLDVSHIRQTKITIFKILSQFVIFGCPWILGFFIHYSKMFEFLFLILNSQQGTFIFLVFCVLNNEVRQQYVKWMRAVFPGLEPNTL